One Diabrotica virgifera virgifera chromosome 3, PGI_DIABVI_V3a genomic window carries:
- the LOC114327129 gene encoding serine protease persephone-like isoform X1, protein MENLVFVVLCAASIICGSRISYAYEDYDIGSKCHTSGLPGICKSVTECPQALDSLRKFHKHNFKRCLWDHMDEIICCPGNVVKGPTEIDPYPDGSTEVPTKRPNTDNKGQFPNKRRYQQACDAIETESRSNIIFHITDGEDALDKEFPHMVALGFEDSDLPPGELSWKCGASLISPNFLLTAAHCVSKEKPIRARMGVTKITDTHHQEIDVKRIRIHESYDPLGKHGDLAIVELTRNATLSDSVKPACLYWKHDDPLGLLVTGWGKTSVYNEDDRSIILQKAKLVPVSTTSCNNTYSTRSLGIQTIENTQICAFGNSSDACWGDSGGPLQIRERTGAFSIVGIVSYGAGCGGKIPGVYTRVSEFVDWIEKYVWP, encoded by the exons TTGGCAGTAAATGCCACACTTCAGGACTACCTGGTATATGCAAAAGTGTCACAGAATGTCCACAGGCATTGGACTCGTTACGAAAATTCCATAAACACAATTTTAAAAGATGTCTTTGGGACCATATGGACGAAATCATATGCTGCCCTGGCAATGTGGTAAAGGGCCCTACAGAGATAGATCCCTATCCCGACGGTAGTACGGAAGTACCTACTAAAAGACCCAACACGGACAATAAAGGACAATTTCCTAATAAAAGAAGATACCAACAAG CTTGCGATGCAATTGAAACAGAATCTAGATCAAATATTATTTTTCACATCACAGATGGTGAAGATGCTTTGGACAAGGAGTTTCCACATATG GTAGCCCTTGGCTTCGAAGATAGTGATCTTCCACCGGGAGAACTCAGCTGGAAATGTGGAGCATCTCTAATCTCTCCCAATTTCTTGCTGACAGCGGCCCACTGTGTATCTAAAGAGAAACCTATAAGAGCCCGTATGGGAGTTACAAAAATCACCGATACCCATCATCAAGAAATCGATGTTAAGAGAATTAGAATACACGAATCTTATGATCCGTTAGGGAAACACGGTGATCTTGCCATTGTAGAGTTAACAAGAAATGCCACTTTATCCGATAGCGTGAAACCAGCGTGTCTGTACTGGAAACATGACGATCCTCTAGGACTACTTGTAACAGGATGGGGGAAAACGTCTGTGT ataacgAAGATGATAGAAGTATAATTTTGCAAAAAGCCAAATTGGTTCCTGTTTCTACTACATCATGTAACAATACATACTCTACTAGATCTCTGGGTATTCAAACAATAGAAAACACACAAATCTGTGCTTTTGGAAACTCTTCTGACGCCTGCTGG GGTGACTCAGGAGGTCCTTTGCAAATCAGAGAGAGAACAGGAGCTTTCTCAATTGTTGGAATCGTGTCCTATGGAGCAGGCTGTGGTGGTAAAATCCCTGGTGTATATACTCGAGTCTCTGAATTTGTAGATTGGATCGAAAAATATGTGTGGCCATGA